Below is a genomic region from Paenibacillus pabuli.
TCGGCCTTACTGAGTTTGGGACAGCTGTAACAGTAATTTTGGCCTCCGTACACCTGGTGATGCAGGCAGCATACCGGCTTCATCAGCATGGTCTCTCCCGGTTGATGAGGATTATCAATCTCTATCGGCTTGAAAGATAACAGATTCTTCTTCAATCCCAGCAGACTGGCAGGCAGAGCAATCACATGCTCATAGCCTTCAATCACCGCTTGGCGCTCAACTTCTTCAATATTCATTTGCAATGCTGTCGTCTTATACCAGCGGAGCATGGAGGCAAGCTGTGACCACATCTGACCAAGGCTCACTTCTCCGGCAGAGGCAAGCCCTTCGATTAAGGGACGAAGCTGCTCCGTGTAGTATGAGGTTAGGATATCCTTGCGCCAAGAAGATTTGGCCACATCTGGAGGATTCAATGGTGCAGGGTGAGGATGTTCTGTTCCATCCATGAGTTGAAAACGGAAGGCTGGACGGCCATCCTGCACTTCGAGCTGCAGCTTCATGTTCTCCAGTGACAGATCCAGCCACGTATCACAAAGTGCCGTCATGTAATGAATCCCCAGCATCAACCCACGAACCGAATGCATGAAATACACTGCTGCAGTTCGGACTGTATCTGCCTGAAGATGCTTGTTATATACATCCAGCAGCTCTCTCGCCTTATCCGGATGCTTAAGCTCGGCCATGTGAATCTCCCAGACTGATTCACCGCCCGGTATAGTTGTG
It encodes:
- a CDS encoding ferric iron reductase, producing MGAINYTWLQQYGRITTIPGGESVWEIHMAELKHPDKARELLDVYNKHLQADTVRTAAVYFMHSVRGLMLGIHYMTALCDTWLDLSLENMKLQLEVQDGRPAFRFQLMDGTEHPHPAPLNPPDVAKSSWRKDILTSYYTEQLRPLIEGLASAGEVSLGQMWSQLASMLRWYKTTALQMNIEEVERQAVIEGYEHVIALPASLLGLKKNLLSFKPIEIDNPHQPGETMLMKPVCCLHHQVYGGQNYCYSCPKLSKAERQKRYDDIRAAKSG